A single Halogeometricum rufum DNA region contains:
- a CDS encoding DUF7344 domain-containing protein, which produces MASSPNEPTALAAVTSELSANERHRLLSAERRRLTLDVVTNRSTSVSLDAVARVVADRETDADVPDDETVERVAISLHHVHLPKLHDAGVVEYDTETNQIA; this is translated from the coding sequence ATGGCCTCGTCCCCGAACGAACCAACGGCTCTCGCAGCGGTTACGAGCGAACTCTCGGCGAACGAACGACACCGACTGTTGTCGGCCGAACGACGGCGACTGACGCTCGACGTCGTCACGAACCGCTCCACGTCCGTCAGTCTCGACGCCGTCGCACGCGTGGTTGCGGACCGCGAAACCGACGCCGACGTCCCGGACGACGAAACCGTCGAACGGGTGGCGATTTCACTCCACCACGTCCACCTCCCGAAGTTACACGACGCCGGCGTGGTCGAGTACGACACCGAAACGAACCAGATAGCCTGA
- a CDS encoding ParA family protein: MLAYSTYSEAGGVGKTTTAANLAVAHARAGLKPLVVPLDPQDGDLSRLFGVDGRRTESVDNVVRHMIRRPKGEFDDLVRTVEGVDIVPEHNMLSDLAEYLQREKEQSEAMGEAFGMHAQLLRVLREAGVPDTYDVLICDPPATEGPHLYNAINATRSLVIPVEPSAKGRAAVEGLESLVVGLEEQLAVEVGVLAAIPMGFKNTRDQRSILDEIDYPIPEIVGERASMMEGCWMQQCSAFEYVREHRERRRDYEVETLAQFDRLARHLESEVGLEAPDPPEPGDVDHEVMTV; this comes from the coding sequence ATGCTGGCATATTCGACGTACAGCGAGGCCGGGGGCGTGGGGAAGACGACGACCGCGGCGAACCTCGCCGTGGCGCACGCTCGCGCGGGCCTGAAACCGCTCGTCGTACCGCTCGACCCACAGGACGGCGACCTCTCGCGCCTGTTCGGCGTCGACGGTCGACGAACTGAGTCGGTCGACAACGTCGTCCGGCACATGATTCGGCGACCGAAGGGAGAGTTCGACGACCTGGTGCGGACGGTCGAAGGCGTCGACATCGTCCCGGAACACAACATGCTGTCGGACCTCGCGGAGTACCTCCAGCGAGAGAAAGAGCAGTCGGAGGCGATGGGCGAGGCGTTCGGGATGCACGCGCAACTGCTGCGCGTCCTCCGCGAGGCGGGCGTCCCCGACACGTACGACGTGCTCATCTGCGACCCACCCGCGACCGAAGGACCGCACCTCTACAACGCCATCAACGCGACGCGGTCGCTCGTCATCCCGGTCGAACCGAGCGCGAAGGGGCGCGCCGCCGTCGAGGGGTTGGAGTCGCTCGTCGTCGGCCTCGAAGAGCAGTTGGCGGTCGAAGTCGGCGTCCTCGCCGCGATTCCGATGGGCTTCAAGAACACGCGCGACCAGCGCTCCATCCTCGACGAAATCGACTACCCCATCCCCGAAATCGTCGGCGAACGGGCGTCGATGATGGAAGGCTGCTGGATGCAGCAGTGTTCGGCGTTCGAGTACGTCCGCGAACACCGGGAGCGTCGCCGCGACTACGAGGTCGAGACGCTCGCGCAGTTCGACCGCCTCGCGCGACACCTCGAGTCCGAAGTCGGCCTCGAAGCACCCGACCCGCCGGAACCGGGCGACGTGGACCACGAGGTGATGACCGTATGA
- a CDS encoding DUF7344 domain-containing protein, with translation MSHTVPKLATEYERPDHVTERDWYRLLSAERRRELLDVFDDRSGPLALDSLAAEIATRDDELDAADDAVLTRVASSLHHVHLPKLHDAGVVEYDPDSRRIES, from the coding sequence ATGAGCCACACAGTACCGAAACTCGCGACGGAGTACGAACGGCCCGACCACGTGACGGAGAGAGACTGGTACCGACTGCTCTCGGCCGAACGACGCCGGGAGTTGCTCGACGTGTTCGACGACCGGAGCGGTCCCCTCGCACTCGATTCACTCGCGGCGGAAATCGCGACGCGAGACGACGAACTCGACGCCGCGGACGACGCCGTCCTGACGCGCGTGGCGAGTTCGCTCCACCACGTCCACCTCCCGAAGTTGCACGACGCCGGCGTCGTCGAGTACGACCCGGACTCCCGTCGAATCGAGTCGTAG